In Micromonospora purpureochromogenes, a single window of DNA contains:
- a CDS encoding Z1 domain-containing protein — MTAQTQDNHDAMQQAIRLVLALLPQDRQATHDEIAESVDPIWVMQQSRGQLLDRDVLLKEIESRVAVWQDDSVGLKDDRNHIEWLTEAQLERSWDFWDRYRRYLEDVRLMPPRVVRRLDQSTDRILRQIEDPRRPGAWRRTGLVVGQVQSGKTGNYIGFASKAADAGYKLIVILAGIHNSLRSQTQLRVDEGLLGFDTQYQQRYDETTNTARIGVGVMPGVKRLKIASLTNSAEGGDFKQQIARNLNLPIGDYPVVLVIKKHKSILENVRKWIVEVEGVPVGDGKSKVVRDIPLLVIDDEADHASVDTTKDDDTDPSTINRSIRHLLNSFDKAAYVGYTATPFANIYIKPKADHDTFGLDLFPESFIESLPAPSNYLGPERVFGLNATDPDDEGIRALPIFRPVHDHEAWMRPRHKKEWVPPEELPLSLREAIDSFILTCAARRGRGQGSQHNSMLVHVTRFVSVQNRIRDQIDEHVSLTRDRLRDGMGGEAAHVLARLRLLWERDFTTTSATFSAEEASPVQWTDVEKELRPALRKIDVRAVNGTSRDALEYYENRKAGLSVIAVGADKLSRGLTLEGLSVSYYLRTSSMYDTLLQMGRWFGYRPGYEDLCRLYTTSELFNSYGEITAADNELRQDFAEMARLGQTPESFGLRVRASPAGLAVTAANKMRRGVKVRLSYSGELPETTVFSLHAEAVRRNFDILERFITGLDEQSTPVVDGTSLVWRGVPPTEIIDGFLDGYISDRGSYRVRPALIAQYIRGCISVGELSRWTVRLVGTPTGTPRKIGTQRLRLVTRSRPDGLEPEEGRHTIKRVLSPADESRDLSGELRTRALEATSAARRLEADRKGKEFKEPTIPTGQPLRRFRPVQEPLLLIYPIEHPEAENDANVPPLVGFAISFPFSEHPTETEYVVNDVWRQLEIDFFDDEDPDE, encoded by the coding sequence ATGACCGCGCAGACGCAGGACAACCATGACGCGATGCAGCAGGCGATCCGGCTCGTGCTCGCACTGCTTCCTCAGGACCGTCAGGCAACGCACGACGAGATCGCGGAGAGCGTCGATCCGATCTGGGTGATGCAGCAGTCCCGCGGCCAGTTGCTTGACAGGGACGTCCTGCTCAAGGAGATCGAGTCGCGGGTTGCGGTATGGCAGGACGACTCGGTCGGTTTGAAAGACGACCGCAACCACATCGAATGGCTCACCGAGGCTCAGCTGGAGCGCAGCTGGGACTTCTGGGACCGCTACCGCCGGTACCTCGAAGACGTCCGCCTGATGCCGCCGAGGGTCGTCCGGCGGCTGGACCAGAGCACGGACCGCATCCTGCGCCAGATCGAGGACCCCCGACGTCCGGGCGCCTGGCGTCGTACCGGACTCGTGGTCGGCCAGGTGCAGTCGGGCAAGACCGGCAACTACATCGGCTTCGCCAGCAAGGCGGCCGACGCCGGTTACAAGCTCATCGTGATCCTGGCCGGCATCCACAACAGCCTCCGGAGTCAGACCCAGCTCCGGGTCGATGAGGGCCTGCTCGGCTTCGACACGCAGTACCAGCAGCGCTATGACGAAACCACGAACACCGCACGCATCGGCGTCGGCGTGATGCCAGGCGTGAAGCGGCTGAAGATCGCCTCACTGACGAACAGCGCGGAGGGTGGGGATTTCAAGCAGCAGATAGCCAGGAACCTCAACCTGCCGATCGGTGACTACCCCGTCGTTCTCGTGATCAAGAAGCACAAGAGCATCCTTGAGAACGTCCGCAAGTGGATCGTCGAGGTTGAGGGCGTGCCCGTCGGGGACGGTAAGTCCAAGGTCGTGCGGGACATTCCTCTCCTCGTCATCGACGATGAGGCGGATCACGCGTCCGTCGACACGACCAAGGACGATGACACCGACCCCTCAACGATCAACCGGTCGATCAGGCATCTGCTCAACAGCTTTGACAAGGCTGCGTACGTCGGATACACCGCGACGCCCTTCGCCAACATCTACATCAAGCCGAAGGCGGACCACGACACGTTCGGGCTCGACCTGTTCCCCGAGAGCTTCATCGAGAGCCTGCCTGCGCCTTCGAACTACCTCGGACCGGAGCGCGTGTTCGGGCTGAACGCGACGGACCCGGATGACGAGGGGATCAGAGCTCTTCCGATCTTCCGCCCCGTCCATGACCACGAGGCCTGGATGCGTCCGCGGCACAAGAAGGAATGGGTGCCGCCGGAGGAACTTCCCCTGTCACTCCGCGAGGCGATCGACTCCTTCATTCTGACGTGCGCCGCCCGTCGGGGACGGGGACAGGGCTCGCAGCACAACTCCATGCTCGTCCACGTCACGCGGTTCGTCAGCGTACAGAACCGGATCCGCGACCAGATCGACGAGCACGTCAGCCTGACGCGTGACCGACTCCGCGACGGCATGGGCGGCGAAGCCGCCCATGTGCTCGCCCGACTCCGACTCCTGTGGGAGAGGGACTTCACCACCACCAGTGCGACGTTCTCAGCGGAGGAAGCCTCGCCGGTTCAGTGGACCGACGTTGAGAAGGAGCTGCGACCGGCTCTCCGGAAGATCGATGTCCGGGCTGTCAACGGCACCTCCCGCGACGCGCTCGAGTACTACGAGAACCGCAAGGCCGGTCTGTCCGTCATCGCCGTGGGTGCGGACAAGCTCTCCCGCGGCCTGACGCTGGAAGGCCTCAGCGTCAGCTACTACCTGCGCACGTCGAGTATGTACGACACGCTGCTGCAGATGGGCCGCTGGTTCGGCTACCGCCCCGGCTACGAGGACCTGTGCCGGCTGTACACGACGTCCGAGCTCTTCAACTCGTACGGTGAGATCACTGCAGCGGACAACGAGCTCCGTCAGGACTTCGCGGAAATGGCGCGCCTCGGCCAGACGCCGGAGAGCTTTGGACTGCGCGTGCGCGCTTCTCCGGCCGGGCTGGCGGTCACCGCCGCCAACAAGATGCGACGCGGCGTCAAGGTGCGGCTCAGCTACTCCGGCGAGCTTCCCGAGACGACGGTGTTCAGTCTGCATGCCGAGGCTGTCCGGCGGAACTTCGACATCCTCGAACGCTTCATCACCGGCTTGGACGAGCAGAGTACTCCTGTAGTCGACGGGACCAGCCTGGTCTGGCGAGGCGTGCCGCCCACCGAGATCATTGACGGTTTCCTCGACGGATACATCTCCGACCGCGGCTCCTACCGGGTGCGCCCGGCGCTCATTGCGCAGTACATCCGTGGCTGCATCTCGGTGGGCGAGCTTTCGCGTTGGACGGTGAGACTGGTGGGCACGCCCACCGGAACGCCGCGCAAGATTGGCACCCAGCGACTTCGCCTCGTGACCCGTTCCCGTCCGGATGGCTTGGAACCGGAAGAAGGACGGCACACCATCAAGCGCGTGCTCAGTCCAGCGGACGAGAGCAGGGATCTCTCCGGTGAGCTCCGAACACGCGCGCTGGAAGCGACGAGCGCAGCGCGTCGCCTCGAAGCCGACCGCAAGGGGAAGGAGTTCAAGGAGCCGACCATCCCCACCGGGCAGCCGCTTCGGAGGTTCCGGCCCGTGCAGGAGCCGCTACTCCTGATCTACCCGATCGAACACCCCGAGGCTGAGAACGACGCCAACGTTCCTCCGTTGGTCGGCTTCGCGATCAGCTTCCCGTTCTCGGAGCACCCGACCGAGACCGAGTACGTGGTCAATGACGTCTGGAGGCAACTCGAGATCGATTTCTTCGATGACGAGGATCCGGACGAGTGA